The following are encoded in a window of Malassezia japonica chromosome 7, complete sequence genomic DNA:
- a CDS encoding uncharacterized protein (COG:O; COG:T; EggNog:ENOG503P2WG), whose translation MTMAWAEAADRATADPSCVPELYAFLEQDEALLGDRMDPPWKSARPLAKWMCLAAQLRAAQSAAEVQALEAGHEDVMQSIGAIPYVPLLVAQWADAMSDKGRLVSPTYATRWLEGVYESLAPYRGLSSVHAPLLYQYLLAKDEKSAALVQRTDLGATDFARVGRYLDILAYLYYAGLVYTLQQAYEKAEDVWQTCIALPSESVSHIQLDAFKKLILVRLLAGHNVEGEALLKHTSVNVRSQYLRQAGAYLALAHNYRRMRSGSRDLHTLLAAHAEQFAADANTGLVQQCVAAQPQRLVEALARIYSTLPLDAVAAYLACTPDEARSALASTPRVDVSYANGPQVGAFPLPDGVACTLAERDSAPYVALALRPAPTPMLPAEHDGRAALAALVRAAHLAPSHLAKLAALHGAPRGDAQTS comes from the exons ATGACCATGGCGTGGGCAGAGGCTGCGGACCGTGCGACGGCCGACCCGTCGTGTGTGCCGGAGCTGTATGCGTTTCTggagcaggacgaggcgctgcttggcGACCGCATGGACCCGCCGTGGaagagcgcgcggccgctcgcAAAATGGATGTGCCT cgccgcccagctgcgtgccgcgcagagcgccgccgaggtgcaggcgctcgaggcgggACACGAGGACGTGATGCAAAGCATTGGTGCGATTCCCTACGTGCCGCTGCTGG TGGCGCAATGGGCCGACGCCATGTCGGACAAAGGGCGGCTCGTCTCG CCGACATACGCCACGCGGTGGCTCGAGGGCGTGTACGAGAGCCTTGCGCCGTACCGCGGGCTCTCGAGTgtgcatgcgccgctcctctat CAATACCtcctcgccaaggacgagaaaagcgccgcgctcgtgcagcgcacggaccTGGGCGCGACCGACTTTGCAAGGGTCGGCCGCTACCTTGATATCCTCGCGTACCTCTACTATGCCGGCCTCGTATACACGCTGCAGCAAGCGTACGAAAAAGCAGAGGACGTGTGGCAgacg TGCATTGCGCTCCCGTCCGAAAGTGTGAGCCATATCCAGCTCGATGCGTTCAAGAAGCTGAtcctcgtgcgcctgctcgccggccACAAtgtcgagggcgaggcgctccttaAGCACACGAGTGTCAATGTCCGGTCGCAGTacctgcgccaggccggcgcgtacctcgcgctcgcgcacaaCTACCGCCGCATGCGCAGTGGCTCGCGCGACCTGCACACACTCCTTGCGGCACACGCCGAGCAGTTTGCGGCGGATGCGAATACCGGGCTCGTGCAGcagtgcgtcgccgcgcagccccagcggctcgtcgaggcgctcgcacgTATCTACTCGACGCTTCCTCTCGACGCTGTCGCCGCGTACCtcgcgtgcacgccggacgaggcgcggagcgcgcttgcgtcgacgccgcgcgtcgatgTGTCCTATGCTAATGGCCCCCAAGTCGGCGCCTTTCCGCTgcccgacggcgtcgcgtgcacgctcgctgagcgcgatagcgcgccgtacgtcgccctcgcgctgcgccccgcCCCCACTCCTATGCTCCCCGCTGAGCACGAcggacgcgcggcgctcgcggcgctcgtacgcgccgcgcacctcgcgccgagccaccTCGCgaagctcgcggcgctgcacggtGCGCCACGTGGCGACGCACAGACCTCGTAG
- a CDS encoding DNA helicase (COG:L; EggNog:ENOG503P1VW): MPRGAVFHTLSYLSFSDIVRLLCADKRLRPFANARHFAPWRKRFLKLAAAEAAYEACVRAGEESGETEDAFVAAYGEALSALQLARAPLQMHEMLHAVVAQDFDADAAQMFLVPWIMGRCEAGSAFARFAAPVAVEMLCFARVFFVVLRLSRHFSSGPSHRPYHQMVHVLDADAESALHRFFSPRLAPTPPDALTSEQAAFVAHDVRPTDLVCVQAYAGTGKTRSLYAYAQRRPSSRFLYITFNAATARAARAAFPPNVECRTMHAVALRHVQLPDGQALGTLRPRDVVKLLRGQLPEGRRIKDDARPEKLAAPSVATYILRTLDRFMQSADPQIRADRHVPKHMAQCTDLRANDVAHAAAALWDMICAGRTECPHDAYVKLLHLQGKSHFGDYTALLLDEAQDLSACQTAILLRARGTSAVVVVGDVHQKIYGFRGGSAAAFHARTYPPTAHFQLTQSFRFGPHVARLASQVLSLKAPPPWAPHTPAPRLHGTGPDAVLLGTSVHGPHTRVYRTNALLAHDALRLAASGTPRLFLKTSQAMQPAALAALLRDAYTLYHGEVPPPSSSLREFAAWKELVEHVEADDGGGDSKLALVVSLAPLLSAPTFLEHVAQLEHCCCAAPEDASIVLTTVHQAKGLEWDTVVLADDFSPTHDGCAPALRPRVHLLGACDEVNHMYVALTRARRVLCIPPGVYAWVAAREGMYRFRYAEKSAKAQCPLCRTQRVALVQLCMPYSESASLADVPVSTAAHTYDASLFSIGCLACVRARLGLDADLEDFVRWVDGCGVSTTTGRLTPAAVARTTRKHAPSAPRAVRAPAFSTCTDRRDLYAALLEEIKSSVRRWREMRHAWVAETTGPEPMETDE, encoded by the exons atgccgcgaggcgccgtgTTTCACACGCTGAGCTACCTGTCGTTTTCAGATATCGTGCGCTTGCTGTGCGCCGACAAGCGCCTGCGGCCGTTTGCAAACGCGCGGCACTTTGCGCCATGGCGCAAGCGCTTCCTgaagctcgccgcggccgaggcggcgtacgaggcgtgcgtgcgcgcgggTGAGGAGAGCGGCGAGACAGAGGACGCGTTTGTCGCTGCgtacggcgaggcgctctcggcgctccagctcgcgcgcgcgccgctgcagatGCACGAGATGCTgcacgcggtcgtcgcgcaggactttgacgcggacgcggcgcagatGTTTCTCGTGCCGTGGATCATGGGCCGCTGCGAGGCCGGGAGTGCGTTTGCGCGCTTCGCAGCGCCGGTCGCTGTCGAAATGCTGTGCTTTGCGCGCGTCTTTTTtgtcgtgctgcgcctgtcGCGCCACTTTAGCAGCGGCCCGTCGCACCGCCCGTACCACCAGATGGTGCatgtgctcgacgcggatgcggagagcgcgctgcaccgcttCTTTtcgccgcgcctcgcgccgacgccgcccgacgcgctcacgagcgagcaggcggcgtttgttgcgcacgacgtgcgTCCTACGGATCTCGTGTGTGTCCAGGCCTATGCCGGC ACCGGAAAAACGCGCTCGCTGTACGCGTACGCacagcggcggccgtcgtcgcgcttTCTCTACATCACCTTTAACGCAGCGaccgcgcgtgcggcgcgcgccgcgtttCCGCCGAATGTCGAGTGCCGCACGATGCacgcggtcgcgctgcggcacgtCCAGCTGCCTGacggccaggcgctcgggacgctgcggccgcgcgacgtggtcAAGCTCCTCCGGGGGCAGCTTCCCGAAGGGCGGCGCATCAaggacgatgcgcgcccCGAAaagctcgctgcgccgtcggtcgcgacgtacatcctgcgcacgctcgaccgcTTCATGCAGTCGGCGGATCCCCAGATCCGTGCCGACCGTCATGTGCCGAAACACATGGCGCAGTGCACGGACCTCCGTGCGAAcgacgtggcgcacgccgcagcggcgctcTGGGACATGATCTGTGCAGGGCGCACCGAATGCCCGCACGACGCGTACGTCAAGCTCTTGCATCTGCAAGGAAAGAGCCATTTCGGGGACTATaccgcgctgctcctcgacgaggcgcaggactTGTCCGCGTGCCAGACCGCGATTCTGCTCCGTGCGCGGGGCACGTcggcggtcgtcgtcgtgggcgacgtgcaccAAAAGATTTACGGGTTCCGCGGCGGGAGTGCGGCCGCGTTCCACGCGCGGACCTATCCCCCGACGGCGCACTTTCAGCTCACGCAGAGCTTCCGCTTCGGGCCGCAtgtcgcgcggctcgcgagCCAGGTTCTGTCGCTcaaagcgccgccgccgtgggcgccgcacacgcccgcgccccgcctgcacggcacggggcccgacgcggtgctgctcggGACGTCTGTGCATGGGCCCCATACCCGCGTGTACCGCACgaatgcgctgcttgcgcacgacgcgctgcgcctcgctgcgagcggcacgccgcgcctaTTTTTGAAAACGAGCCAGGCGATGCAgcctgccgcgctcgccgcgctgctgcgcgacgcatATACCTTGTACCACGGCGAGGTCCCCCcgccgtcctcgtcgctgcgcgagttTGCCGCGTGGAAAGAGCTCGTagagcacgtcgaggcggacgacggCGGGGGCGACAGTAAGCTCGCGCTTGTcgtgtcgctcgcgccgctgctgagTGCGCCGACGTttctcgagcacgtcgcacagctcgagcactgctgctgcgctgcgccggagGACGCGTCGATCGTCCTCACGACCGTGCACCAGGCCAAGGGCCTCGAGTGGGACACGGTCGTGCTTGCGGACGACTTTTCGCCGACGCACGACGGCTGtgcgcccgcgctgcgcccgcgcgtgcatctgctcggcgcgtgcgacgaGGTGAACCACatgtacgtcgcgctcacgcgtgcgcggcgggtACTGTGCATCCCCCCCGGCGTCTATGCGTGGGTCGCGGCACGAGAAGGCATGTACCGCTTCCGCTACGCCGAGAAAagcgccaaggcgcagtGTCCGCTgtgccgcacgcagcgcgtggcgctcgtACAGCTGTGCATGCCGTATTCCGAGTCGGCGAGCCTCGCCGATGTCCCCGTGTCAACGGCCGCACACACCtacgacgcgtcgctctttTCTATAGGGTGCctcgcgtgcgtgcgtgcgcgcctcggcctcgatgCGGACCTCGAGGACTTTGTGCGCTGGGTCGACGGGTGCGGCGTGAGCACGACGACCGGCCGCCTGACGCCCGCGGCCGTTGCGCGCACCACACGCAAGCACGCGCCGTCCGCGCCccgtgcggtgcgcgcccCCGCTTTTTCGACGTGCACTGATCGGCGTGATTTGTatgccgcgctgctcgaagAGATCaagagcagcgtgcggcggtggcgcgaGATGCGGCACGCATGGGTTGCCGAGACTACGGGCCCCGAGCCTATGGAGACAGACGAATAG
- a CDS encoding uncharacterized protein (EggNog:ENOG503NYD8; COG:S) — translation MRSVLEGMISVPESIDPDARRLPPPLPGVAMESVRTLGGAPLGPPPGPSTDARILPPRSPEKVAAPPELEAASPPEDDAATDEETGIIRCICSCDDDDGFTIQCDKCFVWQHCACFGMSQSSVPDEYLCEECEPREVNVEYARAHQRRRLQDEARKASARSMRDAATTLHTGAANAAWKAAMGETPQPRRRSNGRTSPMREDETPRAKARRKPAKTRKPSTSLPARIRAGGDDDEFDDEAFEKLEPWQIEYTPLAANIVHSSTVPKLARHAAEWARTPLATAAQPNGTHLAPLAPLRGDEPEEGVRYARLGLAPLGNEHVPILMECASLAECASRTHVRMISEQVTSSFFTNIAHLQPLASEPQKIWAASKTFCRPVMHGLFADAPIAPGAFIAEYRAEVYDAETYRADPINQYSKIGTVKPHVHLLPPPLSLALDARRYGTAVRFVRSSCHPNAVLRPVLHAPPSEPPRLVFGLFALASIPRHHEVTIGWEWDDAHIVHLLPSLVQRPWAVDGRRHDRRAELEAFAQRGEFPYASTILASKFNAVVSVLLGATTCGCFGPSLGGSSTNAFHAKRQNCAVTQMLRVGQGMALLHAAPVKSGAKSKPITLTPLVGARRHWYSDGDIDGLRAKLAATDCIVQRVDEDKLHADVESDAESVDSCATEPYSDDLAYESEAEDPVVAKALDTLDVQHAQTLLPLKKRVEGTRIKAQEPERPKKRSARPSLMPEPSASKRSKVRALLDPSSPVSSDDENASPSKRNGERRELAPLRRDKLSPTLLDERPKIKSPKAPSKATPNGKSPTPTRVPTPPSAPVRMPTPPSAPVRVPTPPSAPARVPTPPGLVAPSPSTPVPMAEELTLPTVPTPPTEPTPPKEPTPPPKEPTPPPPPPKKKLSLAEYKQRLASRRQSAQEVDGDSHSPTSVPSPGVSLASPRTTQASAPSPADASSAPSASPVSFAPTREAVRAVVIPKSPPASPPGAHGAASERASAPASVERAGATVPSERLVAVPSYGRLPPIPMHNRPPMHEKTPERPPERSGERPQEPVERPLFERPVDRSLEPPPDRFLDRSPVDRSVDRSSLGRSPLDRSPVERPPPIPPPRPDAQHVFENADGLAHVGKVCL, via the exons ATGCGGAGCGTGCTGGAGGGCATGATCTCGGTGCCCGAATCCATCGACcccgacgcgcggcggctaccgccgccgcttccGGGCGTCGCTATGGAGAgtgtgcgcacgctgggcggcgcgcctcttggCCCGCCGCCCGGGCCAAGCACGGACGCGCGGATCTTACCCCCCCGCTCTCCAGAAaaggtcgccgcgccgcccgagctggAGGCGGCGTCCCCGCCCGAGGACGATGCGGCGACGGACGAAGAGACGGGCATTATCCGCTGCATATGTTCGTgtgacgacgacgacggaTTCACGATCCAATGCGACAAGTGCTTCGTGTGGCAGCACTGCGCGTGTTTTGGCATGTCACAGTCCAGTGTCCCGGACGAGTACCTGTGTGAAGAGTGtgagccgcgcgaggtAAATGTAGAGtatgcgcgcgcgcaccagcggcggcgcctccaggacgaggcgcgcaaagcgTCCGCACggtcgatgcgcgacgcggcgacgacgctgcacaccggcgccgcgaaCGCCGCGTGGAAGGCCGCGATGGGCGagacgccgcagccgcgccgccgctccaacgggcgcacgtcgccgatgcgcgaggatgagacgccgcgcgccaaggcgcggcGGAAACCTGCCAAGACACGCAAGCCGTCGACGAGCCTCCcggcgcgcatccgcgccggaggcgacgacgacgagtttgacgacgaggcgtttGAGAAGCTCGAGCCGTGGCAGATCGAGtacacgccgctcgctgcgaATATCGTGCACTCGAGCACCGTGCCGAAactcgcgcggcacgcggccgaatgggcgcgcacgccgctcgcgaccgccgcgcagccgaacggcacgcacctcgcgccgcttgcgccgctccggGGAGACGAGCCGGAGGAGGGCGTGCGGtacgcgcgccttggcctcgcgccgctcggcaacGAGCACGTCCCGATCCTCATGGAGTGTGCTTCGCTGGCCGAGTGCGCCTCACGCACGCACGTCCGCATGATCTCGGAGCAGGTGACGAGCAGCTTTTTTACGAATATCGCGCACCTGCAGCCCCTCGCGTCCGAGCCGCAAAAGATCTGGGCGGCGTCCAAGACGTTTTGCCGCCCGGTCATGCACGGGCTCTTTGCCGATGCGCCCATCGCCCCGGGCGCGTTTATTGCCGAGTACCGTGCAGAAGTGTACGACGCGGAGACGTACCGCGCAGACCCCATTAATCAGTACAGCAAGATTGGCACGGTCAAGCCGCACGTCCACCTCTTGCCCCCGCCGCTCTCGCTGGCGCtggacgcgcggcggtacGGCACCGCGGTGCGCTTtgtgcgctcgtcgtgccATCCGAacgcggtgctgcgcccggTGCTGCAtgcaccgccgagcgagccgccgcggctggTGTTTGGCCTGTTTGCCCTCGCCTCCATCCCGCGGCACCACGAGGTGACGATCGGCTGGGAGTGGGACGACGCGCACATTGTGCACCTCCTCCCCagcctcgtgcagcgcccgTGGGCCGTCGACGGACGGCGgcacgaccgccgcgcagagctcgaggcgtttgcgcagcgcggcgagttTCCGTACGCCTCGACGATCCTCGCGTCCAAGTTTAACGCGGTGGTCtcggtgctgctcggcgcgacgacgtgcggGTGCTTTGGGCCGTCGCTTGgcggctcgagcaccaATGCGTTCCACGCCAAGCGCCAAAACTGTGCCGTGACGCAGATGCTGCGTGTCGGCCAGGGCATGGCGCTCttgcacgcggcgccggtcaagagcggcgcaaagagcaAGCCGATCACGCtcacgccgctcgtcggcgcacgccgccatTGGTACAGCGACGGGGACATTGACGGACTGCGCGCAAAGCTCGCGGCGACCGACTGCATCGtacagcgcgtcgacgaggacaagCTCCATGCGGAcgtcgagagcgacgcggagAGCGTCGACTCGTGCGCAACCGAGCCGTACTCGGACGACCTCGCGTACGAgagcgaggccgaggacccagtcgtcgccaaggcgctcgacacgctcgacgtgcagcaCGCACAGACGCTCCTCCCGCTCAagaagcgcgtcgagggGACACGCATCAAGGCACAGGAGCCGGAGCGGCccaagaagcgcagcgcgcggccgtcgctcATGCCAgagccgagcgcatcgaaGCGGAGcaaggtgcgtgcgctcctcgacccAAGCTCGCCAGTGTCGTCCGACGACGAAaacgcctcgccgtcgaagcgcaacggcgagcgccgcgagctcgcgccgctgcgccgcgacaaGCTCAGTCccacgctgctcgacgagcggcccAAGATCAAGtcgcccaaggcgccgagcaaggcgacgccgaACGGCAAATCACCGACGCCGACACGagtgccgacgccgccgagcgccccgGTCCGtatgccgacgccgccgagcgctccAGTGCGTGTGCCGACCCCTCCGAGCGCCCCGGCGCGtgtgccgacgccgccaGGGCTCGTGGCGCCCTCGCCTAGCACGCCAGTGCCCatggccgaggagctgacGCTGCCGACCGTGCCCACGCCCCCGACCGAGCCAACGCCGCCTAAAGAGCCGACGCCCCCGCCAAAGGAGCCGACGCCCCCGCCGCCACCGCCCAAGAAAAAGCtgtcgctcgccgagtacaagcagcgccttgcgtcgcggcggcagtCGGCACAAGaggtcgacggcgactCACACAGCCCtacgagcgtgccgagcccGGGCGTCTCTCTAGCGTCTCCGCGCACGACAcaggcgagcgcgccgtcgccggccgacgcgagttccgcgccgtccgcgtcgcccgtATCGtttgcgccgacgcgcgaggcggtccgCGCCGTGGTTATTCCCAAGTCGCCGCcagcgtcgccgcccggtgcgcacggagcTGCGTCCGAGCGGGCGtctgcgcctgcgtctgtcgagcgcgcgggtGCGACGGTGCCCTCTGAGCGGCTCGTTGCCGTGCCTTCGTACGGCCGCCTTCCCCCGATCCCTATGCACAACCGGCCGCCTATGCACGAAAAGACGCCCGAGCGCCCCCCCGAGCGGTCTGGAGAGCGCCCCCAGGAGCCGGTAGAGCGGCCGCTGTTCGAGCGGCCAGTCGaccgctcgctcgagccCCCTCCCGACCGCTTCCTGGATCGCTCGCCTGTTGACCGCTCCGTTGACCGCTCGTCCCTCGGCCGCTCGCCTCTCGACCGCTCGCccgtcgagcggccgccCCCCATCCCGCCCCCCCGAC CCGACGCCCAGCACGTTTTCGAAAATGCCGACGGCCTCGCCCATGTCGGAAAAGTTTGCCTATGA
- the PDS5 gene encoding Sister chromatid cohesion protein pds5 (COG:D; BUSCO:EOG09262PMC; EggNog:ENOG503NWDV): MTRRLRFRGRLSASGGTDAVLERVQSLRKELAAIEQDTIDTSELDAHCDALKQKDLLQHKNKRVRASVACCLSDMLRLYAPNAPFSEGEIAQIFAQFLAQLTDPDTGLGARDAPGYSDTVYLLESLSTVKSVALVCDVPNASKLVAAYVSQLLELAGEELATNVELYLADVLVQLVEEGATLPKAALDALMHAFDEDAAPSTTSVAAAVCRATQDRLQKHVAQYFAEGMRTRKEALEDIHARIVRIAGSVPSLLTSVVPQLEAELAQEDAETRALATQVLASLFALPSPAAFAQQYPSAWKAWQSRAIDRQASVRLDWVAGALRIAAAHAALGQALAEPLSGRVGDPEERVRLALAHGVGALDYETLRHALPVKVLRQLALRGKDRKAAVRSAALHAVGRAYELAYPELRRDPGATEHFAWIPAQVLPCALAGTPDVVHSVAEALDTHILPVQAPDAYVARLAYVWRVLDEEGRAALYYYTNLRLQRPGALDAFLTAWEEGTVSPDVARAAAAVLRLDAAALESVAAWKDEGAFADLRLAFDAQTPLADAYDARQRVALLAADEAPEAAMAVAMLARAGSYPILNTSCVLPLLDEDAPGLRAYLAEAPQLLVPQAAALAERAAAAADAPALALLSALATAAPDALGPDALGAAGASRDALLAALAAACDSHPIAPYAAAVLARLDAPQLSTAVATFETHVALGSDAERASAYAALGAVAECDVHAVRVDTLIEQIVELLLGAWTADDVLGAWPGDELVWTPGDALQVRVAALHCLVGVLLGEPSVERARPVLKLLYVVAASGEARAEVHTPPHAAARMRLAAARSLVRLGECGAYRSLIVPRLSRLAHVLQDEEFEVRSRLLHTLLVRLARGALPPTFHALLYIVALDPEDEMRTRVATYLKRAAAALSEPARHQLDVSFVRLLHLLAHHPDFRAEGEELVHFAQYLDFFLACHATEANIGTLMQCAAQVKTALDATAAPSDALGVLGELAQLVVQRTADAHGWNVPHAAPESLPSDLYASATDEGAAQRRFLSERVVELVQRQGTKRAKRQKKDD; encoded by the coding sequence ATGACGCGACGGCTGCGCTTTCGCGGGCGGCtgagcgcgtcgggcggcaCGGACGCCGTGCTGGAGCGTGTGCAgtcgctgcgcaaagagctgGCGGCTATAGAGCAAGATACGATCGACACgagcgagctcgacgcacactgcgacgcgctcaaGCAAAAAGACCTGCTCCAACACAAGAAcaagcgcgtgcgcgcgtcggtcgcgtGCTGTCTCTCGGATATGCTGCGGCTCTACGCGCCGAATGCGCCGTTTAGCGAGGGGGAGATTGCGCAGATCTTTGCGCAgttcctcgcgcagctcacTGATCCGGATaccggcctcggcgcacgcgacgcgccggggTACAGCGACACGGTCTACCTGCTTGAGAGCCTGTCGACGGTCAAGAGCGTGGCGCTGGTGTGCGACGTGCCGAACGCGTCGAAACTCGTCGCGGCGTACGTAtcgcagctcctcgagctcgcgggcGAAGAACTCGCGACGAACGTGGAGCTgtacctcgccgacgtcctcgtgcagctcgtcgaggagggcgcgacgctccccaaggccgcgctcgacgcgctgatGCACGCATttgacgaggacgcggcaCCAAGCACGACGTCtgtcgcggccgccgtgtgccgcgcgacgcaggaCCGCCTGCAAaagcacgtcgcgcagtaCTTTGCCGAGGgcatgcgcacgcgcaaggAAGCCCTCGAGGATATCCacgcgcgcatcgtgcgcatcgcgggCAGCGTTCCGTCGCTGCTcacgagcgtcgtgccgcagctcgaggcagagctcgcgcaggaagACGCCGAGACACGCGCGCTTGCGACGCAGGTcctcgcgtcgctctttgcgctccCGTCCCCGGCCGCGTTTGCGCAGCAGTACCCGAGCGCGTGGAAGGCGTGGCAGAGCCGCGCGATCGACCGCCaggcgtcggtgcgcctcgactGGGTGgcgggcgcgctgcgcattgccgcggcccacgccgcgctcggccaggcgctcgccgagccgctgagtgggcgcgtcggcgatcccgaggagcgcgtgcgcctggcgctcgcgcacggcgtcggcgcgctcgactacgagacgctgcggcATGCGCTCCCGGTCAAGGTCCTacggcagctcgcgctccgcggcAAGGACCGCaaggcggcggtgcgctccgcggcgctgcacgccgtggGGCGTGCGTACGAGCTCGCGTaccccgagctgcgccgcgacccAGGCGCGACGGAGCACTTTGCGTGGATCCCGGCGCAGGTCCTGCCGTGTGCGCTCGCGGGCACGCCGGACGTCGTGCACTcggtcgccgaggcactCGACACGCACATCCTCCcggtgcaggcgccggacgcgtacgtcgcgcgcctcgcgtaCGTCTGGCGCGTCTTGGACGAAGaggggcgcgccgcgctgtaCTACTATACGAacctgcgcctgcagcggcCCGGCGCCCTCGACGCGTTCCTCACAGCATGGGAAGAGGGCACAGTGTCGCCAgacgtggcgcgcgccgccgcggccgtgctgcgcctcgacgccgcggcgctcgagagcgtcgcggcgtgGAAAGACGAAGGCGCGTTTGCCGACCTCCGCCTCGCGTTCGACGCgcagacgccgctcgcagacgcgtacgacgcgcggcagcgtgtcgcgctgcttgcggcggatgaggcgcccgaggcggccaTGGCCGTCGCGATGCTCGCCCGCGCAGGCTCGTACCCGATCCTCAACACGTCGTGCGTCCTTCcgctgctggacgaggacgcgccggggctgcgtgcgtacctcgccgaggcgccgcagctgctcgtgccgcaggccgcggcgctcgccgagcgtgcggccgccgcggcggacgcgccggcgctcgcgctgctttCGGCGCtggcgaccgccgcgcccgacgcgctgggGCCGGATGCGCTGggggccgccggcgcgagccgcgacgcgctgcttgcggcgctcgctgccgcgTGCGACAGCCACCCCAtcgcgccgtacgccgcggcggtcctcgcgcgcctcgatgcgccgcagctctcgacggccgtcgcgacgttcgagacgcacgtcgcgcttggcagcgatgccgagcgtgcgtcggcctatgcggcgctcggcgcggtggccgagtgcgacgtgcacgccgtgcgTGTCGATACCCTGATTGAGCAGattgtcgagctgctccttgGCGCGTGGAccgccgacgacgtccTTGGCGCGTGgcccggcgacgagctcgtctggacgccgggcgacgcgctgcaagtgcgcgtcgcagccCTGCACTGCctggtcggcgtgctgctgggcgagccgagcgtcgagcgtgcgcgcccaGTCCTCAAGCTCCTGTACGTCGTCGCGGCctccggcgaggcgcgtgcggaagtgcacacgccgccccacgccgcggcacgcatgcgcctcgcggcggcgcgcagcttggTGCGCCTGGGCGAGTGCGGCGCGTACCGCTCGCTGATCGTGCCGCGCCTCAGCCGCCTGGCGCATGTGCTGCAGGACGAAGAGTTTGAAgtgcgctcgcgcctgctgcacacgctgctcgtgcgcctcgcgcgcggcgcgctgccgccgaccTTTCACGCGCTGCTGTACattgtcgcgctcgaccccgaggacgagatgcgcacgcgtgtcgcgacgtacctcaagcgggccgcggccgcgctctCGGAGCCTGCGCGGCACCAGCTCGACGTGTCGTTTGTGCGCCTCCTGCacctcctcgcgcaccacCCCGACTTTCGCGCAgagggcgaggagctcgtgcaCTTTGCGCAGTACCTCGACTTTTTCCTTGCGTGCCacgcgaccgaggcgaATATCGGCACGCTGATGCAgtgtgcggcgcaggtcaagactgcgctcgacgcgacggccgcgccgagcgacgcgctcggcgtcctcggcgagctcgcgcagctcgtcgtccagcgcaccgccgacgcACACGGCTGGAACgtgccgcacgccgcgccggaaAGCCTGCCGTCGGACCTCTATGCGAGCGCCACCGACGAGGGCGCGGCACAGCGCCGCTTCCTCTCTGAACGCGTCGTGGAGCTGGTGCAGCGCCAGGGCACGAAAcgcgccaagcgccagAAAAAGGACGACTAG